One window from the genome of Podospora pseudocomata strain CBS 415.72m chromosome 6, whole genome shotgun sequence encodes:
- a CDS encoding hypothetical protein (COG:G; EggNog:ENOG503PERV) produces the protein MEWYYRLVMGQRSNCVRNEHVELLLSCTLPEIDLENLSFENLEEILPRLFFSKKKITKKFGDVPVLERLLQCSCRDCNTLRTRDPQTIRDEMLGSPKGSILLLALVFLIYLDRLHYIYPLISLGSMTNDSLQSIIRHLSPDSDGMRGLIMKKEDLKLIDTPEKNLSAERQAEKREKTRQWARLHETFKAMRDEVSCMFEPVIIRLLSQNDSYPWYPDNSRFPFLDAEDRVPQGSFGTVTKFRIPSEYLDKSIKGFMESRYRGSRDEETGEYLFVRKSLVLQKDEMPHNPTTGSNEGTIARLASMINGDAADNIISLLTLYTWRSSLYFIFPCLKTDLYHLLRQTTLPGDQTKPTKLRSNEELPKHWLWKQMIGVAHALSAIHTNMKHPHGEVEGYIIASHFDLKPANILVTSQGVLKITDFGESVISVTKSLKNLSTPFRPGDPKYAAPESRPSEAELARAYGAGEDSFQVLLNYDVWALACVMTEVLVVLLDTEERPAGTAIDRFHAKLEKESRVEETRGTFLEGGHELKPYARKVLENFPKLPRFAHDGPQKWYMQSVSNLLLRMFSTDSSKRPFSARVLEELTQAEKIYWQNVENHRDPLAWDVGQARLTHGGHSEFQEVGWGQSGSFLSFLHMDGVTLKVIDEDGRVTAGDHSQGAKCRFQLFYRASALVEEQSEPEPTSLSKTGSSSGSRRSNFNPFKLKNAEQKPKPKLVQRPSKFILKWGVISQESNYRSPHHIKETHIIPSQWSFTPRYILNPELDLGFILFKDSANGVDNILHFEFDSLEKVRSFQAALLRYTVQGNILQAKTVNYTKLFGKPTPLFPDGGEPMIQVWAKDSPPFLTVDQAGRPQSKGPIENTQPRQLDKTPPPKALVFFEKRSDMQFALHLTAQVTNKLFNDSRHLRGIVCTRGPSRDHFPLICIPSGNRRPKQNVNKLLWKSSMPLIQGLVEPDVSQDDVDKKRVVLKLKEMELIMETQVGYKTIKSHVQGAWEK, from the exons ATGGAATGGTATTACCGTCTTGTGATGGGCCAACGGAGTAACTGCGTGAGAAACGAGCATGTGGAACTACTGTTGTCTTGCACACTTCCAGAGATCGATCTGGAGAATCTGTCATTCGAAAACCTTGAGGAGATATTGCCGAGACTCTTTTTttccaagaagaagatcaccAAGAAATTCGGCGATGTCCCTGTCCTTGAACGGCTCTTGCAGTGCAGCTGTCGCGACTGCAATACCCTGCGCACAAGAGATCCACAAACCATCCGTGACGAAATGTTGGGCTCACCAAAAGGCTCAATTCTGCTCTTAGCACTGGTGTTTCTGATATATCTCGACAGGCTTCACTACATCTATcccttgatctccttggGCTCGATGACAAACGACAGTCTACAGAGTATCATCCGGCACCTTAGTCCGGACAGTGACGGGATGAGAGGGCTCAtcatgaagaaggaagaTTTGAAACTTATCGATACACCTGAGAAGAATCTGAGTGCAGAACGTCAAGcggaaaaaagagaaaaaacaagGCAGTGGGCGCGGCTACACGAAACATTCAAGGCCATGCGCGACGAAGTGTCTTGTATGTTTGAGCCTGTGATTATCCGGTTGTTGAGTCAGAATGACTCGTATCCGTGGTACCCTGATAACTCTCGGTTTCCTTTTCTAGACGCCGAAGATCGAGTGCCTCAAGGGTCATTTGGCACTGTCACTAAATTTCGTATTCCGTCAGAATACCTCGACAAATCCATCAAGGGTTTTATGGAGAGTCGATATCGAGGTTCGAGGGATGAGGAAACCGGAGAG TATCTTTTCGTTCGGAAGTCCTTGGTGCTTCAGAAGGATGAGATGCCACACAATCCGACCACTGGCAGTAACGAAGGCACGATAGCCCGTCTAGCCTCCATGATAAACGGGGACGCGGCAgacaacatcatcagcctTCTCACCCTATATACTTGGAGGAGCAGCCTGTATTTCATCTTTCCATGCCTGAAAACGGACTTATACCATCTACTTCGCCAAACGACCCTCCCCGGGGACCAAACTAAGCCCACGAAGCTACGTTCAAACGAGGAACTACCAAAGCATTGGCTGTGGAAACAAATGATTGGCGTTGCTCATGCACTCAGCGCCATTCACACGAATATGAAGCACCCCCATGGGGAGGTCGAGGGATACATCATCGCCTCGCACTTTGATCTTAAGCCAGCAAACATCCTGGTCACCAGTCAAGGTGTGCTTAAAATCACAGACTTTGGCGAATCGGTTATAAGCGTGACCAAAAGCCTTAAAAACTTGTCAACGCCTTTCAGACCAGGTGACCCCAAGTACGCTGCTCCTGAGTCCAGGCCCTCGGAAGCAGAGCTTGCGAGGGCTTATGGGGCTGGAGAGGACAGTTTTCAGGTCTTACTTAATTACGACGTCTGGGCGCTAGCTTGCGTCATGACAGAGGTCCTTGTCGTGTTGTTGGATACCGAGGAGCGCCCGGCAGGGACAGCTATCGACAGATTCCATGCCAAGCTCGAGAAAGAATCTCGGGTCGAAGAAACGCGAGGCACATTTCTCGAGGGAGGCCATGAGCTCAAGCCCTATGCCCGCAAGGTACTGGAAAACTTTCCAAAACTCCCGCGCTTTGCCCACGATGGTCCGCAGAAATGGTATATGCAGAGTGTCTCCAATTTGCTCCTCAGGATGTTCAGCACCGACAGCAGCAAGCGACCGTTTTCAGCTCGTGTCCTCGAGGAATTGACACAGGCAGAGAAAATCTACTGGCAAAATGTTGAGAATCATCGCGACCCACTTGCCTGGGATGTCGGTCAGGCACGCTTGACGCATGGCGGCCACTCTGAATTCCAAGAAGTTGGCTGGGGTCAATCAggctcttttctttctttccttcacAT GGATGGCGTGACCTTGAAGGTGATCGATGAAGATGGAAGGGTAACAGCTGGAGACCATTCTCAGGGAGCTAAATGTCGATTCCAGCTCTTTTATCGAGCCTCCGCTTTGGTGGAGGAACAATCAGAACCGGAACCCACATCCCTTTCGAAGACTGGGAGTTCATCAGGGAGTAGACGATCGAACTTCAACCCTTTCAAACTCAAGAATGCCGAACAAAAGCCCAAGCCGAAACTGGTCCAGCGACCGTCAAAGTTCATCCTGAAATGGGGAGTTATTTCGCAAGAGAGTAACTACCGAAGTCCTCATCATATTAAGGAGACACACA TTATCCCATCTCAATGGTCCTTTACCCCGAGGTACATTTTAAACCCTGAGTTGGACCTGGGattcatcctcttcaaggATTCTGCGAACGGTGTTGATAATATTCTGCACTTTGAATTTGACTCACTGGAAA AAGTTCGAAGCTTCCAGGCTGCCCTCCTCCGTTACACAGTCCAGGGCAATAT acTGCAAGCTAAAACGGTCAATTATACCAAGTTGTTTGGAAAGCCCACACCGTTGTTCCCGGATGGCGGTGAGCCAATGATCCAAGTTTGGGCAAAGGACAGCCCACCTTTTCTTACAGTGGACCAAGCTGGTAGGCCACAATCGAAGGGACCTATCGAAAACACTCAGCCACGCCAGTTGGATAAAACACCACCTCCGAAGGCGCTGGTCTTCTTCGAAAAGCGTAGCGATATGCAGTTCGCTCTACATC TTACCGCTCAGGTCACCAACAAACTATTCAACGACTCCAGACACCTTCGCGGCATTGTTTGCACGCGGGGGCCGTCGCGTGACCATTTTCCCCTCATATGCATCCCATCCGGCAATCGAAGGCCAAAGCAGAATGTTAATAAGCTTTTGTGGAAGTCCAGTATGCCGCTCATTCAGGGGCTCGTGGAACCAGATGTCAGCCAGGACGATGTCGATAAGAAACGGGTGGTTCtcaagctgaaggagatggaACTGATAATGGAAACCCAGGTTG GCTATAAGACGATCAAGAGCCATGTGCAAGGGGCGTGGGAGAAATAA
- a CDS encoding hypothetical protein (EggNog:ENOG503PS59) gives MSTRPWLAAGRRCTHASRIGYVRRTLEPHCNETFSRDLPGEVEVQFISVNRTGPQATPMLESGEDVTAYLDKQQNCEQGENDAKVHCRYVLLHPLIGRSPLLIPHRQMLHLLESWNVFPEICRYLNAFGKKYFNKDEAFAGFDCVEYEDSNNSSVNKLEMCYLLKYAASKRNEDTKVDAWTIRHALIYQRTCLNTRESSHILVRLSDNMKLALKEALSAPSEEVQNFSRDWTRLHSLVLGEVDDGWRQMINSLDSEVSEIFHRLIASGVIPQDFNIFDSPATVAQDMKHLQRLTDSLRRVSTMISLNIDTIDCLINRVEMLNKGGYIYPDDLLPFLRTLHQLKQEHKFALKNSSAVLERATSLANQLRDTVTLRNSEINKHHTEQLGGNTAALANLSEQAGRETSVVKTLTVLALVFVPASFVADFLQMGYVTTDPDNARIWRAAQDLQLYAALAIPLVALTMGFYIVIELRKASHHGQKGTVGAP, from the exons ATGTCAACCCGCCCATGGCTGGCAGCTGGGAGAAGATGCACCCACGCAAGCCGCATTGGTTATGTCCGTCGCACACTAGAGCCGCATTGCAACGAGACATTCTCTCGTGACCTTCCCGGCGAAGTCGAAGTTCAGTTCATCTCCGTCAACCGAACAG GGCCACAAGCAACACCCATGCTAGAGAGTGGAGAAGACGTGACAGCATACCTCGACAAGCAACAAAACTGTGAACAAGGCGAGAATGATGCCAAGGTCCATTGCCGATATGT GCTTTTACACCCTCTCATCGGTAGATCGCCTCTCCTGATACCACACCGACAAATGCTTCACCTTTTAGAGTCATGGAATGTCTTCCCAGAGATCTGTCGCTATCTGAACGCGTTTGGGAAGAAATACTTTAACAAAGACGAAGCGTTTGCTGGGTTTGACTGTGTCGAGTACGAAGACAGTAACAACAGCTCAGTGAACAAGCTGG AGATGTGCTATCTACTCAAGTACGCTGCCTCGAAACGAAACGAAGACACAAAAGTAGACGCATGGACGATCCGGCACGCGCTCATTTATCAACGGACCTGCTTGAACACGAGAGAAAGCTCGCACATTCTCGTCAGGCTATCAGATAACATGAAGCTCGCGCTGAAAGAGGCTCTGTCAGCACCCAGCGAGGAAGTACAGAACTTCAGCCGAGACTGGACAAGACTACACTCGCTCGTTCTCGGGGAGGTCGACGACGGCTGGCGACAAATGATCAACAGTCTTGACAGTGAGGTCAGTGAAATC TTTCACCGTCTCATAGCATCCGGTGTAATCCCCCAAGACTTCAACATATTTGACTCGCCAGCCACAGTAGCCCAGGACATGAAACATCTCCAGCGTCTGACAGACAGTCTACGTCGAGTGTCCACCATGATTAGTTTAAACATCGACACAATTGACTGCCTGATCAACCGGGTGGAAATGCTCAACAAAGGCGGCTACATTTACCCCGACGACTTATTACCCTTTCTTCGCACCCTCCACCAGTTGAAACAAGAGCACAAATTCGCCCTCAAAAATAGCTCAGCCGTCCTCGAGCGAGCCACCTCCCTAGCGAACCAGCTTCGAGACACCGTGACGTTGCGAAACAGCGAGAtcaacaaacaccacacgGAACAGCTGGGCGGCAACACGGCCGCCCTTGCAAACCTCTCAGAGCAGGCTGGTCGTGAGACAAGCGTGGTAAAAACGCTCACTGTGCTTGCTCTGGTGTTCGTGCCGGCGTCATTCGTCGCCGACTTCCTGCAGATGGGCTACGTAACGACAGATCCGGACAACGCTAGGATATGGAGAGCGGCACAAGACCTACAGCTCTACGCCGCGTTGGCGATTCCCCTCGTGGCTCTGACTATGGGGTTCTATATTGTGATAGAATTGCGCAAGGCAAGTCATCACGGGCAGAAAGGTACAGTGGGGGCTCCATAA
- a CDS encoding hypothetical protein (EggNog:ENOG503P2VJ; COG:S), whose translation MDPLSITAGVVGIVAPTLHCVRLLVEDLQNIADAPNTVKALTNNLQSVELALDSLGAVTDSQWESLGDAITTQSKATITSCKTSCERFKTSLDRWTRHSTDGTLSWRDRATLGIFRQDHIKSISKQLQQCNITLTSVTSIATLHSSPQQAQAAEEIKTIISTKETAVNNAITATNDQSAEVSAQLVALTLAEPGEGETDADQASATKQVAMEKKALHESRMLFEELLSVIQTAAANARADQGTTITFGNNNSGQQVGVNSGTITATFGRRG comes from the exons ATGGATCCTCTCAGTATCACAGCCGGCGTCGTGGGTATTGTCGCACCAACGCTGCACTGCGTGCGACTCTTGGTAGAGGACTTGCAGAACATTGCCGACGCACCTAATACCGTGAAGGCGCTCACCAACAATCTCCAATCAGTGGAACTTGCTCTTGACTCGTTGGGGGCTGTGACGGACTCGCAGTGGGAATCCCTGGGCGATGCTATTACTACCCAGTCGAAAGCTACGATAACTTCCTGCAAAACTTCCTGCGAAAGGTTCAAGACCTCTCTCGATCGCTGGACCCGGCACAGCACAGATGGAACGCTCTCCTGGCGAGACCGCGCAACTCTGGGCATCTTCAGACAGGACCACATCAAATCCATATCGAAGCAGCTTCAGCAATGCAACATCACGCTGACCTCTGTAACGAGCATTGCAACCTT ACACAGCTCCCCGCAGCAGGCTCAAGCGGCCGAAGAGATCAAGACGATAATATCGAcgaaggagacggcggtTAACAATGCAATCACAGCGACAAACGATCAGTCGGCCGAAGTTAGTGCTCAGCTGGTAGCGCTTACCCTAGCAGAgccgggcgagggtgaaACGGACGCCGATCAGGCGAGCGCGACGAAGCAGGTTgcgatggaaaagaaagcacTGCATGAATCGCGCATGCTGTTTGAGGAACTGCTCTCCGTGATCCAGACAGCAGCCGCAAATGCCCGAGCAGACCAGggaaccacaatcacctTTGGAAACAATAATAGTGGCCAGCAAGTGGGAGTCAACAGCGGTACTATCACTGCTACATTTGGCCGAAGGGGGTAG
- a CDS encoding hypothetical protein (EggNog:ENOG503P2QT; COG:E) — MSNSIAMRDMGPMRPLAEDVNPLEAQASFPGASTQARNHMDNDSNRPSATELGESQSEPPGDTRHNSHHEIHGDHDDDNDHEDRERRRRAAGPFKNPRVNTETSISEERGTGPLGVFDIFAFIANKMIGTGIYTAPASAFLLTGRKNITLGLFGVGFFYSLISTFLYLDFAAAFPYTGGELVYISEMTAYSGIRESSPTQGQVDMTPSPPRWRKTKRIFGDGLLAYVAYSILFVAFFNSGTNSMQTGRLVLLCVNAGDVDENGMTPDVNRDLVRFLGIVVLSVICLLQYFSPSAGRRLNRGFAAIKILTLIALIGVAGNTARVRRQNNEGHAAEWQEENPVTSPLSFAKAILAVLFSFEGWENATFVAGEIPRHQHKILQKGFIIAVAVVGVLYLAVVSAVLDALSWAQLNEQRTNVNYAPLLTGNGTAARRGWAIMAAISSLGSLNSIIYTFSRVKQAIGQADILPWSKVWKKDDNMDRARDVSVQETRNPTNPQHYIHKSPQGGLLIHWTMSVVVIAGSSATANTIESLGIPGYIQTYVHVFVLFTLALVSFRLPGRERALATLTQQPIKSILRPSELTNPFAKSIWYLLWLLYILMNLTIIVVNPVPPYSGSDGSNVSFPGWGFPAILFSVLAFAISYYLVIFCPLPREYPPNQPLDAPTPDDQIPTRWTRNPLHAAGIRAKIEFDKDYNEALPRVFRFGRRWRVVYSIEGDRDGEEYDSSTTKLFLYWLFGGDRLKESPPRRFWEWLRERAHFR, encoded by the exons ATGTCTAACAGCATTGCAATGCGGGACATGGGCCCTATGCGTCCACTCGCGGAGGACGTTAACCCACTAGAAGCCCAAGCCTCGTTTCCAGGTGCATCAACACAGGCTCGAAATCATATGGATAACGACTCAAATCGACCCTCGGCTACAGAACTCGGAGAGTCACAATCAGAGCCTCCGGGAGATACACGGCACAACAGTCATCACGAAATCCATGGCGACCATGACGATGATAACGATCATGAGGACCGCGAGAGGAGACGGCGGGCAGCGGGACCGTTCAAGAATCCCCGCGTCAACACCGAGACAAGCATTTCGGAAGAAAGGGGGACCGGGCCACTGGGCGTGTTCGACATATTCGCATTCATTGCCAACAAGATGATTGGAACGGGGATTTACACGGCTCCTGCATCTGCTTTCTTGCTTACGGGGAGGAAGAACATAACACTGGGTCTCTTTGGAGTTGGGTTCTTTTACTCACTGATCAG CACATTCCTCTACCTTGATTTTGCTGCCGCGTTTCCATACACTGGGGGTGAATTGGTTTAT ATCAGTGAGATGACGGCCTATTCCGGAATACGAGAATCATCACCGACACAAGGGCAAGTTGACATGACCCCGAGCCCTCCCCGATGGCGCAAGACGAAAAGGATATTTGGAGATGGACTCCTGGCCTATGTCGCCTACTCCATCTTATTTGTCGCATTCTTCAACTCCGGAACCAACAGTATGCAAACTGGACGTCTGGTCCTACTTTGCGTCAATGCCGGAGATGTTGACGAGAATGGCATGACGCCCGATGTCAACCGAGATCTTGTCCGCTTCCTTGGGATCGTGGTACTATCGGTGATATGTCTACTACAGTActtctctccctctgcaGGCAGAAGGCTGAACCGAGGTTTTGCTGCGATCAAAATACTCACGCTTATTGCCCTCATCGGTGTCGCTGGCAACACGGCCCGAGTGAGACGTCAAAACAACGAGGGACATGCAGCCGAGTGGCAAGAGGAAAACCCAGTAACAAGCCCTTTGAGTTTCGCAAAGGCCATTCTCGCGGTCCTGTTCAGCTTTGAAGGTTGGGAAAACGCTACATTT GTTGCCGGCGAGATACCCCGACATCAGCACAAGATCCTGCAAAAAGGCTTCATCATCGCCGTAGCGGTGGTCGGTGTCTTGTATCTGGCTGTTGTTTCCGCAGTG CTTGATGCTCTGAGTTGGGCTCAACTGAATGAACAACGGACTAACGTAAATTACGCGCCTTTG CTGACGGGTAATGGCACGGCTGCGCGACGTGGCTGGGCCATAATGGCGGCTATTTCTTCTCTTGGCAGCCTAAACTCCATCATATACACATTTAGCAGGG TCAAGCAAGCCATTGGTCAAGCCGATATCCTACCCTGGTCCAAAGTCTGGAAAAAGGACGACAACATGGACAGGGCCCGCGATGTGAGCGTACAGGAGACACGAAACCCTACCAATCCACAGCACTACATTCACAAATCGCCCCAGGGAGGGCTACTGATCCACTGGACTATGTCGGTAGTTGTGATTGCTGGAAGCTCGGCCACAGCAAACACCATTGAGTCGCTTGGCATCCCAGGATACATACAAACCTACGTTCACGTCTTCGTTCTCT TCACCCTAGCTCTCGTCTCCTTCCGCCTCCCCGGCCGCGAAAGAGCCCTAGCAACCCTCACGCAACAACCAATAAAAAGCATACTCCGTCCCTCCGAGCTCACAAACCCCTTCGCCAAATCCATCTGGTACCTCTTATGGCTCCTTTACATATTAATgaacctcaccatcatcgtcgtgAACCCAGTCCCGCCTTACTCCGGCTCCGACGGCAGCAACGTCTCGTTTCCCGGCTGGGGCTTCcccgccatcctcttcaGCGTCCTCGCCTTTGCAATCTCGTACTACCTCGTCATCTTCTGTCCCCTGCCGCGGGAATATCCCCCAAATCAACCCCTCGATGCCCCCACTCCGGATGATCAGATTCCCACACGGTGGACACGAAACCCCTTGCACGCCGCTGGCATCAGGGCCAAGATCGAGTTTGACAAGGACTACAACGAGGCTCTGCCGCGGGTGTTTCGGTTTGGTCGTCGGTGGCGGGTGGTTTACTCGATTGAGGGCGATCGCGACGGGGAGGAATATGATTCCTCTACGACCAAGTTGTTTCTGTACTGgctttttgggggtgatCGTCTGAAGGAGTCTCCCCCGCGAAGATTCTGGGAGTGGTTGAGGGAACGGGCGCATTTTCGGTGA